The Arthrobacter russicus genome has a segment encoding these proteins:
- a CDS encoding HAD family hydrolase, with protein METMTEYSVSGNDDRRNKEQKLIALDVDGTLVDHDGAMTDEVREAARAVVDAGHQVIIATGRSLQATLPVIERIGLQTGFGVCCNGGVTVRLDPSLPGGFEVVHKETFSPRDALTALRSTLPAAMYAVEAADGEFLSTSSFQDASFGIRARSVDFEELLDARAVRVVVHSQEVPLAEFEAAVQGIGLHGVTYSVGWSAWLDIAAAGVTKASALEKLRADLRLDASSTVAVGDGFNDVEMLRWAHRGVAMGQAPQGVQDAASEITASVYDDGAARVLRSILA; from the coding sequence ATGGAAACCATGACTGAATATTCAGTCTCCGGCAACGATGACCGGAGAAATAAGGAACAGAAATTGATCGCGCTCGACGTCGACGGCACTCTGGTTGATCACGACGGCGCGATGACCGATGAGGTCCGCGAGGCCGCCCGCGCAGTGGTCGATGCCGGGCACCAGGTGATCATCGCTACCGGACGATCGCTCCAGGCGACGCTGCCGGTGATCGAACGGATCGGATTGCAAACCGGTTTCGGGGTCTGCTGCAACGGCGGCGTCACGGTCCGCTTGGACCCGTCGCTGCCTGGTGGATTCGAGGTGGTCCACAAAGAGACCTTTTCGCCCAGGGACGCACTGACCGCGCTGCGCAGCACCTTGCCGGCAGCAATGTATGCGGTCGAGGCGGCCGACGGGGAATTCCTCTCCACCAGCAGCTTCCAGGATGCCAGCTTCGGCATCCGGGCCCGCAGTGTGGATTTCGAAGAACTCCTGGACGCCCGGGCGGTCCGGGTGGTGGTGCACAGCCAAGAGGTGCCGCTCGCGGAATTCGAAGCCGCGGTGCAGGGCATCGGTTTGCACGGGGTGACCTATTCGGTCGGTTGGTCGGCCTGGTTGGATATCGCCGCCGCCGGGGTCACCAAGGCCTCGGCTTTGGAAAAGCTCCGTGCCGATTTGCGCTTGGACGCCAGCTCGACGGTCGCCGTCGGCGATGGCTTCAACGACGTTGAAATGCTGCGCTGGGCGCATCGTGGAGTGGCCATGGGCCAGGCTCCGCAAGGCGTCCAGGACGCGGCGAGCGAAATCACCGCCTCGGTGTACGACGACGGCGCGGCGCGGGTGTTGCGCAGCATCCTGGCCTAG
- the tilS gene encoding tRNA lysidine(34) synthetase TilS — MADADSIGPVSARPGFAGPRRRLRPVVGKARGILRESLPELAPSDLVLVACSGGPDSLALAAVAAFFQHRKAFRVGAVVVDHGLQEGSGEVARQTADALRQLGLAPVEVRTVRVVPGSGGPEDSARKARYDALAAAAVEHRARAVLLGHTLDDQAEQVMLGLARGSGTRSLSGMPASREFAGALLLRPFLPLRREETLEICAVEGLEPWHDPSNDDPGFTRSRIRHRVLPFLEAELGPGIAQSLYRSASILAQDADFLDQLAGREFTRIAEVGADRVLLAEAELNALPTALRHRVLARAVVELGGAQPSFERLRAAESLLRRQGSAGPVQLAGKVSAYRQARNSGPSYGKLVLKRLSQSQET, encoded by the coding sequence GTGGCGGACGCGGATTCGATCGGCCCGGTTTCCGCGCGGCCCGGTTTCGCCGGGCCGCGGCGGCGGCTCCGCCCGGTAGTCGGCAAGGCGCGCGGCATCCTGCGCGAGAGCCTGCCGGAATTGGCGCCGTCGGACCTGGTGCTGGTGGCCTGCAGCGGAGGGCCGGACTCGTTGGCATTGGCCGCAGTCGCGGCGTTCTTCCAACATCGGAAGGCTTTCCGGGTGGGTGCCGTGGTCGTGGACCACGGGCTGCAGGAAGGCAGCGGCGAAGTGGCCCGGCAGACTGCGGATGCGCTCCGACAGCTCGGCTTGGCACCGGTGGAGGTCCGGACCGTGCGGGTCGTCCCGGGTAGTGGCGGGCCGGAAGATTCGGCGCGCAAAGCGCGTTACGACGCCTTGGCGGCGGCTGCCGTCGAACACCGCGCTCGGGCGGTGCTGCTCGGGCACACGCTCGACGACCAAGCGGAACAGGTGATGCTCGGGCTGGCCCGGGGCTCGGGCACCCGCTCGCTGAGCGGGATGCCGGCCAGCCGCGAGTTCGCCGGTGCGCTGTTGCTGCGCCCTTTCCTGCCCTTGCGACGCGAGGAGACCCTGGAGATCTGCGCGGTCGAGGGGCTGGAGCCGTGGCACGACCCCAGCAACGACGATCCGGGTTTCACCCGGTCCCGGATCCGGCATCGGGTGTTGCCGTTCCTGGAGGCCGAGCTCGGCCCGGGAATCGCCCAGTCGCTTTACCGGTCGGCGAGCATCCTGGCCCAGGACGCGGATTTCCTCGACCAGTTGGCCGGCCGGGAATTTACCCGGATCGCCGAAGTCGGCGCCGACCGGGTACTGCTCGCGGAGGCTGAGCTGAACGCGTTGCCGACGGCGTTGCGGCACCGGGTCCTGGCGCGCGCCGTCGTCGAACTCGGCGGAGCGCAACCGAGCTTCGAGCGTCTGCGTGCGGCCGAGTCGTTGCTGCGCAGGCAGGGTTCGGCGGGCCCGGTGCAGCTGGCCGGCAAAGTGAGCGCATACCGGCAGGCGCGAAACTCCGGCCCAAGCTATGGGAAACTAGTCTTGAAAAGACTCTCCCAGTCCCAAGAAACCTAA
- the hpt gene encoding hypoxanthine phosphoribosyltransferase, with protein MDSRDVEADLKHVLYTKEQIQSRVTELAAQIDADYAGRDVLLVGVLKGAVMIMADLARALHSHVTMDWMAVSSYGSGTQSSGVVRILKDLETDLMGKHVLIVEDIIDSGLTLSWLRANLISRGPASVEICTLLRKPDAAKVEIDVEYVGFDIPNEFVVGYGLDFAEKYRNLDFVGTLAPHVYE; from the coding sequence GTGGATTCACGCGACGTCGAAGCGGACCTCAAGCACGTCCTCTATACCAAAGAGCAGATTCAGAGCCGGGTGACCGAACTCGCTGCGCAGATCGATGCGGATTATGCGGGCCGGGACGTGCTCCTGGTCGGCGTGCTCAAGGGCGCGGTGATGATCATGGCAGACCTGGCCAGGGCGCTGCACAGCCACGTGACCATGGATTGGATGGCGGTTTCCTCCTATGGGTCGGGCACCCAGTCCTCCGGCGTAGTGCGGATCCTGAAGGATCTGGAAACCGATTTGATGGGCAAGCACGTGCTGATCGTCGAAGACATCATCGACTCCGGGCTGACCCTGTCCTGGTTGCGCGCGAATTTGATTTCCCGCGGTCCGGCCTCGGTGGAGATCTGCACGCTGCTGCGCAAGCCGGATGCCGCCAAGGTCGAAATCGACGTCGAATACGTCGGCTTCGACATCCCGAACGAATTCGTGGTCGGCTATGGGCTGGACTTCGCCGAGAAGTACCGCAACCTGGACTTCGTCGGCACCCTGGCTCCGCACGTCTACGAGTAG
- a CDS encoding inorganic diphosphatase yields the protein MKHDVTIEIPRGSRVKYEVDHETGQIRLDRILFTSMQYPTHYGFFDNTLGEDGDPLDALVLLQEYDLHPGVVLEARPIAVFNMTDDGGGDAKVLCVLDDPRYAHIQELADVEASLVQEIEHFFTHYKDLEPGKWVKAEGWADKAAAEAELAASIKRFAENH from the coding sequence ATGAAGCACGACGTCACGATCGAGATTCCGCGCGGCTCGCGGGTCAAATACGAAGTGGACCACGAGACCGGGCAGATCCGGCTGGACCGCATCCTGTTCACCTCGATGCAGTACCCCACGCACTATGGTTTCTTCGACAACACCTTGGGCGAGGATGGCGACCCCTTGGACGCCTTGGTCTTGCTGCAGGAGTACGATCTGCACCCCGGCGTGGTGCTGGAAGCCCGGCCGATCGCAGTCTTCAACATGACCGACGACGGCGGCGGCGACGCCAAGGTGCTCTGTGTGCTGGACGATCCGCGGTATGCGCACATCCAGGAATTGGCCGACGTCGAAGCCTCCCTGGTGCAGGAAATCGAACACTTCTTCACGCATTACAAGGACCTGGAGCCCGGCAAATGGGTCAAGGCCGAAGGCTGGGCGGACAAAGCTGCCGCCGAAGCCGAGTTGGCAGCCTCGATCAAGCGGTTCGCGGAGAACCACTGA
- the dacB gene encoding D-alanyl-D-alanine carboxypeptidase/D-alanyl-D-alanine endopeptidase has protein sequence MRRTARALQAGLLALALAALAVPAAINAAPAFIAPPSPPAPVIPAAQLPPASLAPMGVAASPKADAAQPDPARLAALLNPILASDAGSLTGQVLDAATGAVLYDRRATAAAVPASNLKLFTAVSALKNLGADTRLQTSVLRGSEPGTLVLRAGGDVLLGAGDSAPGAVNGHAGLTSLAQQTVAALGGSASGGVRLLLDDSVFTGAALNPEWDTGDVTAGEIAPVFPLATNSAMPDLKGGSRPQDSALAAAQLFASILGKLGVPVQGAVGRVAAGDPAATEQLAAVASATVAEQVAYMLQNSDNFLAEVLARLAATGQQRPGSSADATAVTLATVKSLGVDVTGLTLADSSGLAMANQVSAAQFAQLVKLIVTGDDANIRRAIDGFPVAGLSGTLESRYDTAETAAGSGLVRAKTGTLNVVKTLSGFVLDADGRLLVFSFMGNNFSGGSAVAQPLLDQAAATLAGCGCR, from the coding sequence ATGCGCCGAACGGCCCGCGCCCTGCAAGCTGGACTGCTGGCCTTGGCATTGGCCGCGCTCGCAGTCCCGGCGGCCATCAACGCGGCGCCGGCGTTCATCGCCCCGCCCAGCCCGCCGGCTCCGGTGATTCCCGCCGCGCAACTGCCGCCGGCCTCGTTGGCTCCGATGGGTGTCGCGGCCAGTCCCAAGGCCGACGCCGCGCAGCCGGACCCGGCCCGGCTCGCGGCGCTGTTGAACCCGATCCTGGCCTCGGACGCCGGGAGCCTGACCGGCCAGGTGCTCGACGCCGCGACCGGCGCCGTGCTCTACGACCGCAGGGCGACGGCGGCAGCAGTCCCGGCGTCGAACCTGAAGCTCTTCACCGCGGTCAGCGCGCTCAAGAACCTCGGTGCGGACACCAGATTGCAGACTTCGGTGCTGCGCGGTTCAGAGCCCGGCACCTTGGTGTTGCGGGCCGGCGGCGACGTGCTGCTGGGCGCCGGCGACTCCGCACCAGGCGCGGTCAACGGCCATGCCGGCCTGACCAGCCTGGCGCAACAGACCGTGGCGGCATTGGGCGGCTCCGCCAGCGGCGGCGTGCGCTTGCTGCTGGACGATTCGGTGTTCACCGGTGCGGCGCTGAATCCGGAATGGGATACCGGAGACGTCACGGCCGGGGAAATCGCCCCGGTGTTCCCGTTGGCGACCAATTCCGCGATGCCCGATCTCAAGGGCGGCAGCCGGCCGCAAGACAGCGCGTTGGCGGCGGCCCAGCTCTTCGCCTCGATCCTGGGCAAGCTCGGCGTGCCGGTGCAGGGCGCAGTGGGCCGGGTTGCCGCGGGCGATCCGGCCGCGACCGAGCAGCTGGCCGCCGTGGCGTCGGCGACGGTGGCCGAGCAAGTGGCCTACATGTTGCAGAACTCCGACAACTTCCTGGCTGAGGTGCTGGCCAGACTCGCCGCCACCGGGCAGCAGCGGCCCGGCAGCTCGGCAGACGCGACCGCGGTCACCTTGGCGACCGTGAAGTCTTTGGGCGTCGACGTCACCGGGCTCACCCTGGCTGACAGCAGCGGCCTCGCCATGGCGAACCAGGTCAGTGCCGCGCAATTCGCACAGCTGGTGAAGCTCATCGTGACCGGCGACGACGCCAATATCCGCAGGGCGATCGACGGCTTCCCGGTGGCCGGATTGAGCGGCACGCTCGAATCCCGCTACGACACCGCCGAAACCGCTGCGGGATCGGGTCTGGTCCGGGCGAAGACCGGAACGCTCAATGTGGTCAAAACCCTCTCCGGCTTCGTGCTCGACGCCGATGGCCGGCTACTGGTCTTTTCTTTCATGGGCAACAACTTCAGCGGCGGCAGCGCGGTTGCCCAGCCGTTATTGGACCAGGCGGCGGCGACGCTTGCCGGTTGCGGCTGCCGCTGA
- the serS gene encoding serine--tRNA ligase, with the protein MIDVKDLCENPDVYRASQRARGDKESLVDSIISADQSRKHAITSFEALRAEQNAFGKKVAAAKGEAKQELLGQVKELAGQVKTAAAAADAAQAELDELLRAFPNLIIDGVPTGGEADFELVKTVGEPRDFSAAGFEPRDHLEVGELIGGIDMERGAKVSGARFSFLKGPVARLEIALMNMALDQALRYGFIPMITPTLVRPETMAGTGFDVKHDDEIYRLEKDDLYLVGTSEVALAGYHGDEIIDLSKGPLRYAGWSSCYRREAGSAGKDTRGIIRVHQFNKLEMFVYTTLDEAEAEHARLLAWEEEMLANLGVPYRVIDTAAGDLGLSAARKFDCEAWIPSQGQYRELTSTSNCTGFQARRLNIRERIPGVDAKGTRPVATLNGTLATTRWIVAILENHQNADGTVTVPERLRPYLGGLETFELV; encoded by the coding sequence ATGATCGATGTCAAAGACCTTTGTGAGAATCCGGATGTCTACCGAGCCAGCCAGCGTGCGCGCGGCGACAAGGAATCCCTGGTGGACTCGATCATTTCCGCGGACCAGTCCCGGAAGCACGCGATCACCTCCTTTGAGGCCTTGCGGGCCGAACAGAATGCCTTCGGGAAAAAGGTCGCCGCGGCCAAGGGCGAAGCGAAGCAGGAGTTGCTCGGCCAGGTCAAGGAGCTCGCCGGTCAGGTCAAAACCGCTGCAGCGGCGGCCGACGCGGCGCAGGCCGAGCTGGACGAACTGCTGAGGGCGTTCCCGAACCTGATCATCGACGGCGTGCCCACTGGCGGCGAGGCCGACTTCGAGCTGGTCAAAACGGTGGGCGAGCCGCGGGATTTTTCGGCGGCCGGGTTCGAACCCCGGGATCATCTGGAGGTCGGCGAGTTGATCGGCGGCATCGACATGGAGCGTGGCGCGAAGGTCTCCGGTGCCCGGTTCAGTTTCCTCAAAGGCCCGGTGGCCAGGCTTGAAATCGCGCTCATGAACATGGCGCTCGATCAGGCTCTGCGGTATGGCTTCATTCCGATGATCACGCCGACCCTGGTCCGCCCGGAGACCATGGCGGGGACCGGATTCGATGTCAAGCACGATGACGAGATCTACCGCCTGGAAAAGGACGATCTCTACCTGGTCGGCACCTCGGAGGTGGCTCTGGCCGGTTACCACGGCGATGAGATCATCGACCTGTCGAAGGGGCCGCTGCGTTATGCCGGTTGGTCATCCTGCTACCGCCGCGAGGCCGGTTCGGCCGGCAAGGACACCCGGGGCATCATTCGGGTACACCAGTTCAACAAGCTCGAGATGTTCGTGTACACCACCTTGGACGAAGCCGAAGCGGAACACGCGAGGCTGCTGGCCTGGGAAGAGGAAATGCTGGCGAACCTCGGGGTGCCGTATCGGGTGATCGATACCGCCGCCGGAGATTTGGGGCTTTCCGCGGCGCGCAAATTCGACTGCGAAGCCTGGATTCCGAGTCAGGGCCAGTACCGCGAATTGACCTCGACCTCGAATTGCACGGGTTTCCAGGCGCGCCGGCTCAATATCCGGGAGCGGATCCCCGGCGTCGACGCCAAAGGCACCAGGCCGGTGGCCACCCTGAACGGAACCCTGGCAACTACGCGTTGGATCGTGGCGATTTTGGAGAACCATCAAAATGCCGACGGCACGGTCACGGTCCCGGAAAGGCTCCGCCCCTACCTCGGCGGCTTGGAAACGTTCGAGCTGGTCTGA
- the aztD gene encoding zinc metallochaperone AztD — protein sequence MHPHRAFIALAPFAAGLALLTGCGAPPQAAPTITGHENVKPANAKEQAGPAPRLVLTTDQGLLTLDAKTLQPVAEPVPLEGFIRVNPAGDGRHVLVSTERGFEAFDAGSWEFPHGDHSHFYTVPPRLTGAVFPAEHPGHVVSHGKTALFADGTGEITVFDPADLDPGSAANGQPASTKTRTPEPHHGVAVPLPDGGLLSTRSNGKERVGVTIHGQNGGETTSAENCPGTHGEAVAGNGAVVVGCSDGALVYHGGKLSKVQAPDAYGRIGNQSGSSNSPIVLGDYKVDRAAKLERPTRVSLIDTRDSSLKHVDLGTSYSFRSLGRGPAGEALVLGTDGRLHVIDPETGTVQHRIQVTPAWTEPEVWQEARPALYVDGATAYVSDPGTRKIHAVDLAAGQVAKTAGLPAAPNELTGISGRK from the coding sequence ATGCACCCTCATCGCGCTTTCATCGCCCTTGCCCCGTTTGCCGCTGGTTTGGCCCTGTTGACCGGCTGCGGAGCGCCACCGCAAGCAGCACCCACGATCACCGGCCATGAAAACGTCAAACCGGCAAACGCCAAGGAACAGGCCGGGCCTGCGCCCCGATTGGTGTTGACCACCGACCAGGGCCTGCTCACACTGGATGCCAAAACCCTGCAACCGGTCGCCGAACCGGTTCCGCTCGAAGGCTTCATCCGGGTCAATCCGGCCGGCGACGGACGCCACGTTCTGGTTTCCACCGAACGCGGGTTCGAAGCGTTCGACGCCGGCAGCTGGGAATTCCCGCACGGCGACCATTCGCACTTCTACACCGTGCCGCCGAGACTCACCGGCGCAGTCTTCCCCGCAGAGCACCCCGGCCACGTGGTCAGCCACGGGAAAACTGCCCTGTTCGCAGACGGCACCGGTGAAATCACGGTCTTCGACCCCGCCGATCTGGATCCCGGTTCGGCGGCCAACGGCCAGCCGGCATCCACCAAGACGCGCACCCCGGAGCCGCATCACGGAGTAGCCGTGCCACTGCCGGACGGCGGCCTGCTCAGCACCCGGAGCAACGGCAAGGAGCGGGTCGGCGTCACCATCCACGGCCAGAACGGCGGCGAGACCACGAGCGCGGAGAACTGCCCGGGAACCCACGGCGAGGCAGTCGCCGGCAATGGCGCCGTCGTCGTCGGCTGCAGCGACGGAGCGCTCGTCTACCACGGCGGCAAACTCAGCAAGGTGCAAGCACCGGACGCCTACGGCCGGATCGGCAACCAGTCCGGCAGCAGCAACTCGCCGATCGTCCTGGGCGATTACAAAGTGGACCGGGCCGCGAAGCTGGAGCGGCCTACCCGGGTCAGCTTGATCGACACCCGTGATTCGAGCCTGAAACACGTGGATTTGGGCACCAGCTACTCATTCCGTTCCCTGGGCCGCGGGCCGGCCGGTGAGGCTTTGGTCCTGGGCACTGACGGCCGGCTCCACGTGATCGATCCGGAAACCGGAACGGTGCAGCACCGGATCCAGGTCACCCCGGCCTGGACCGAACCCGAGGTTTGGCAGGAGGCCCGGCCCGCTTTGTACGTCGACGGTGCGACCGCCTATGTCAGCGATCCTGGCACGCGGAAGATCCACGCCGTGGATCTGGCAGCCGGCCAGGTGGCGAAAACCGCTGGCCTTCCGGCCGCGCCGAACGAACTGACCGGGATCAGCGGCCGGAAATAA
- the ftsH gene encoding ATP-dependent zinc metalloprotease FtsH, whose amino-acid sequence MDIKKILKGPIVWIIIVVAIGAIGFSLLGVGGSARVGTSDGMALISGGKVQSAKVYAEGRVDLVLKEDFSKNNQNLGKNVQFYVVDAREQAVITALNDAKVADYDDQPVQNNFFVGFLQLIVPILILGAIFWFLLSRMQGGGSKVMQFGKSKAKLISKDNPQVTFADVAGADEAVEELHEIKEFLREPQKFQAVGAKIPKGVLLYGPPGTGKTLLARAVAGEAGVPFYSISGSDFVEMFVGVGASRVRDLFEQAKANSPAIIFVDEIDAVGRHRGAGIGGGNDEREQTLNQLLVEMDGFDVKTNVILIAATNRPDVLDPALLRPGRFDRQIPVEAPDRIGREQILHVHAKGKPMAPGIDLHAVAKKTPGYTGADLANVLNEAALLTARSNAQLIDDRALDEAIDRVMAGPQKRTRVMKERERKITAYHEGGHALVAAALRYSAPVTKITILPRGRALGYTMVVPEDDKYSVTRNELLDQMSYAMGGRVAEEIVFHDPSTGASNDIEKATGTARRMVTEYGMSERIGAVKLGTGSGEPFMGRDAGRDRDYSEAVAAMIDEEVRRLIEEAHDEAYAVLIENRDVLDRLALELLERETLNQAEIAEIFHDIRKRELRDVWLSADSRPVSDIPPVVSAKERRDAAAAGDPDPDTLTPQEQLASANLPGPADAPGGATGGSLGNPGGGSAGGASGGTNPGGQSNQHDSGPNGQQHDGGAPAEER is encoded by the coding sequence ATGGACATCAAGAAAATCCTCAAAGGTCCGATCGTCTGGATCATCATCGTGGTCGCGATCGGAGCGATCGGATTCTCCCTGCTCGGCGTCGGCGGTTCTGCCCGGGTGGGCACCTCTGACGGCATGGCCTTGATCAGCGGCGGCAAAGTCCAGTCGGCCAAGGTCTATGCCGAGGGCCGCGTCGATTTGGTGCTCAAGGAAGACTTCTCCAAAAACAACCAGAATCTGGGCAAGAATGTCCAGTTCTATGTCGTGGACGCCCGCGAGCAAGCCGTGATCACCGCGCTCAATGACGCCAAAGTTGCCGATTACGATGATCAGCCGGTGCAGAACAACTTCTTCGTCGGATTCCTGCAGCTCATCGTCCCGATCCTGATCCTCGGCGCGATCTTCTGGTTCCTGCTTTCCCGCATGCAGGGCGGCGGCTCGAAAGTGATGCAATTCGGCAAGTCCAAGGCCAAGCTGATTTCCAAAGACAATCCGCAGGTCACCTTCGCCGACGTCGCCGGTGCCGATGAGGCGGTCGAGGAGCTCCACGAGATCAAGGAGTTCCTGCGCGAACCGCAGAAATTCCAGGCGGTCGGCGCGAAGATCCCCAAGGGCGTGCTGCTTTACGGACCGCCCGGAACCGGCAAGACCCTGCTCGCCCGCGCGGTGGCCGGCGAGGCCGGCGTGCCGTTCTATTCGATCTCCGGCTCGGACTTCGTGGAAATGTTCGTCGGCGTCGGTGCCAGCCGGGTCCGCGATCTCTTCGAGCAGGCCAAGGCGAACTCGCCGGCGATCATCTTCGTCGACGAGATCGACGCCGTCGGGCGGCACCGTGGTGCCGGGATCGGCGGCGGCAACGACGAACGCGAGCAGACGCTCAACCAGCTCCTGGTCGAAATGGACGGCTTCGACGTCAAGACCAATGTGATCTTGATCGCGGCGACCAACCGGCCCGATGTACTGGACCCGGCGCTGCTGCGTCCCGGCCGCTTCGATCGGCAGATTCCAGTCGAAGCGCCGGACCGGATCGGCCGGGAACAGATCCTGCACGTGCATGCCAAGGGCAAGCCGATGGCGCCGGGCATCGACCTGCATGCGGTGGCCAAGAAGACCCCCGGGTATACCGGCGCGGATCTGGCGAACGTGCTCAACGAGGCCGCGCTGCTGACCGCACGCTCCAATGCCCAGCTGATCGACGACCGAGCGTTGGACGAAGCCATCGACCGGGTGATGGCCGGCCCGCAGAAGCGCACCCGGGTGATGAAGGAGCGCGAGCGGAAGATCACCGCCTACCACGAAGGCGGACACGCCCTGGTCGCCGCGGCATTGCGCTATTCGGCTCCGGTCACCAAGATCACCATCCTGCCGCGCGGCCGTGCGCTGGGCTACACCATGGTGGTGCCGGAAGACGACAAATACTCGGTCACCCGCAATGAGCTCCTGGACCAGATGTCCTACGCGATGGGCGGACGGGTCGCCGAGGAGATCGTTTTCCACGATCCGTCGACCGGGGCTTCGAACGACATCGAGAAGGCGACCGGAACCGCGCGCCGGATGGTGACCGAATACGGCATGAGCGAACGCATCGGTGCGGTCAAACTCGGCACCGGCAGCGGTGAGCCCTTCATGGGCCGCGACGCGGGCCGGGACCGGGATTACTCCGAAGCGGTCGCCGCGATGATCGACGAGGAAGTCCGCAGGCTGATCGAAGAAGCCCATGACGAGGCTTACGCGGTGCTGATCGAAAATCGGGATGTGCTGGACCGGCTGGCCCTGGAATTGCTGGAACGCGAGACCTTGAACCAAGCCGAAATCGCCGAAATCTTCCATGACATCCGCAAGCGCGAGCTGCGCGACGTCTGGCTCTCGGCGGACAGCCGCCCGGTTTCCGACATCCCCCCGGTGGTCTCCGCCAAGGAGCGCCGGGACGCCGCGGCAGCCGGTGATCCGGATCCGGACACCTTGACTCCGCAGGAGCAGTTGGCCTCGGCCAACCTTCCGGGGCCCGCGGATGCGCCGGGTGGGGCAACCGGCGGCAGCCTGGGGAACCCCGGTGGGGGTTCGGCCGGCGGCGCTTCTGGCGGCACGAACCCCGGTGGGCAGTCGAATCAGCATGACTCCGGTCCGAACGGCCAGCAGCACGACGGCGGAGCTCCGGCAGAGGAGCGCTGA
- a CDS encoding zinc-dependent metalloprotease, which translates to MSALEKQNLINWELAASTAAKLAAPGPTLSSNEIGAAVADLRRMADRAVPHVHQITGLDAAADLRDSQVLIVDRASWAKANTQSFSVMLAGTLANLEDKARGQNALRPTARAISGTVTGAQLGGILAFLSSKVLGQYDPFAALAAGSQIPPAGRLLLVAPNIISVERELGVEPGDFRLWVCLHEQTHRVQFAAAPWLRDHMLQEVDKLSGLLLGNIDSLGERVSAAVRSAGRTPAEPAGPNKPGGLMELLQDPAEKAALSHLTAVMSLLEGHANVVMDAVDASIVPTVKTIRQRFNARGKDRSAVEKFIRNLLGLNAKMRQYTDGARFVRAVVDQVGMAGFNAVWESADHLPTEAEIHAPADWVRRMGL; encoded by the coding sequence GTGAGCGCACTCGAGAAGCAGAACTTGATCAATTGGGAGCTCGCGGCCAGCACCGCGGCCAAACTCGCGGCGCCCGGGCCAACGCTCAGCAGCAATGAGATCGGCGCCGCGGTAGCCGATCTGCGCCGGATGGCGGACCGGGCAGTGCCGCACGTGCACCAGATCACCGGTTTGGACGCGGCTGCAGATCTGCGTGACTCGCAGGTGCTGATCGTGGACCGGGCTTCCTGGGCGAAGGCGAACACGCAGAGCTTTTCGGTGATGCTGGCCGGTACCCTGGCGAACTTGGAAGACAAAGCGCGCGGCCAAAATGCGCTGCGGCCGACGGCCCGGGCGATCAGCGGAACGGTGACCGGGGCTCAGCTGGGCGGAATCCTGGCCTTCCTTTCGTCCAAGGTCCTGGGCCAGTACGATCCGTTCGCCGCGCTGGCCGCCGGTTCGCAGATTCCGCCGGCCGGCCGATTGCTGCTGGTGGCTCCGAACATCATTTCGGTGGAACGCGAGCTGGGCGTGGAGCCGGGCGATTTCAGATTGTGGGTCTGCCTCCACGAACAGACGCACCGGGTGCAATTCGCGGCCGCGCCCTGGCTCCGGGACCACATGCTGCAGGAGGTGGACAAGCTCAGCGGGCTGCTGCTGGGCAATATCGACTCCTTGGGCGAGCGGGTTTCCGCAGCGGTCCGCAGTGCCGGGAGGACTCCGGCCGAACCGGCCGGGCCGAACAAGCCCGGCGGCCTGATGGAGTTGCTCCAAGACCCGGCGGAAAAGGCGGCGCTCTCGCATCTGACCGCGGTGATGAGTTTGCTGGAAGGCCACGCGAATGTGGTGATGGACGCGGTGGATGCTTCGATCGTGCCCACGGTGAAGACCATCCGGCAGCGGTTCAATGCCCGCGGCAAAGACCGGAGCGCCGTGGAGAAGTTCATCCGCAACCTGCTGGGCCTCAATGCCAAAATGCGCCAGTACACCGATGGCGCACGCTTCGTCCGAGCGGTCGTCGACCAAGTAGGCATGGCCGGGTTCAACGCGGTCTGGGAATCCGCGGACCATCTGCCCACCGAAGCGGAGATCCACGCTCCGGCCGATTGGGTCCGACGGATGGGTCTGTAG